A genomic window from Pecten maximus chromosome 2, xPecMax1.1, whole genome shotgun sequence includes:
- the LOC117322190 gene encoding uncharacterized protein LOC117322190 — protein sequence MAHMRTSMMPFLESRDICIQSVLMKLKDIIGHEKEKTFRRDNNFLNLVIRNAVLSTGTRSIKGFEFHRLIQKIKQHVTNLDADNKVLMSMIKKQLLGCIKHLKKGKPHQTEITGK from the exons ATGGCACACATGCGCACTTCCATGATGCCATTTCTTGAGAGTAGGGACATCTGCATTCAATCAGTTTTGATGAAGTTGAAGGATATTATTGGACATGAGAAGGAGAAAACTTTTCGCAGAGATAACAACTTTCTCAAT CTTGTAATCAGAAATGCTGTCCTTTCAACTGGAACAAGATCAATTAAGGGGTTTGAATTCCACAGACTAATTCAAAAG ATCAAACAGCATGTCACAAACCTGGATGCTGATAATAAGGTCCTGATGAGCATGATTAAAAAACAATTGCTGGGCTGTATAAAGCACTTAAAAAAAGGCAAGCCTCACC AGACCGAGATTACAGGAAAATGA